From the Acidilutibacter cellobiosedens genome, one window contains:
- a CDS encoding peptide ABC transporter substrate-binding protein, whose product MKRIMALTMALLIFLVGCGSSKEGDDEAPQEYTTAYAQEIETLNYLVTASEVEYGLAANLIDTLVDYDRYGVIVPCLATEWKLSDDNLTWTFKIREGVKWVTNEGKEYAEATAQDFVDAMKYILDSKNESQTANVVYGVIKNAEKYYNQEITDFEEVGVKAVDKYTLQYTLEKPTPYFLSMLNYSCFFPVNGKFLAEKGDRFGTDNTNILYNGAYILETFEPQIRRILVKNENYWDKDNIFIANINYIYNKESSTLSPELFLRGEVSYADIPSSALDEWMKDSEKEAQIRPNRTSFFTYFYAFNFDPKFSEEYEPQNWKIAVNNVNFRKSIFHALDRKAAMLTEEPYDPEKRISNTITPKNFVSVDGVDYTQLDGLAEISNTDSFNKDLTLKYKEKAVTELKEAGATLPIKILMPYNTNSTEWANRAQVVEQQLEGLLGKDYIDVIIDSKPPTGFLGEVRRAGKYAILECNWGPDYADPETYTGPFMEEGTYNWPELAEGYKESNGKNKYENMIVAARNEVLDIKKRYTLFAEAESFFIDEAFVIPYAIGGGGYSASKLNPFESPYSPFGVSSLRFKGQKVMEKSMNSEEYDKQLKQWEENRTKALKEAGQ is encoded by the coding sequence ATGAAAAGAATAATGGCTTTAACTATGGCATTACTGATTTTTTTGGTTGGCTGCGGATCAAGCAAAGAAGGGGACGACGAAGCACCTCAGGAGTACACGACAGCTTATGCGCAGGAAATAGAGACTTTAAATTATCTGGTTACCGCATCGGAAGTAGAATATGGGCTGGCGGCTAATCTGATAGATACTTTAGTTGATTATGACAGATATGGAGTGATAGTGCCTTGTTTGGCAACTGAATGGAAATTATCCGACGATAATTTGACATGGACGTTTAAAATTCGTGAAGGAGTTAAATGGGTAACTAATGAAGGCAAAGAATATGCAGAGGCTACGGCACAGGATTTTGTAGATGCTATGAAGTATATTTTGGATTCCAAAAACGAATCCCAAACGGCTAATGTAGTTTATGGCGTTATCAAAAATGCGGAAAAATATTATAATCAAGAGATTACGGATTTTGAAGAAGTGGGAGTAAAAGCGGTAGATAAATATACTCTTCAATATACTCTTGAAAAGCCTACACCTTATTTTTTGTCAATGCTTAATTATTCGTGTTTCTTCCCTGTTAACGGAAAGTTTTTAGCCGAAAAGGGAGATAGATTCGGTACGGACAATACGAATATTTTATACAATGGCGCTTATATACTGGAAACCTTTGAGCCTCAGATCAGAAGGATTCTTGTTAAAAATGAAAATTACTGGGATAAAGACAATATCTTTATTGCGAATATAAACTATATATATAATAAGGAATCATCTACTTTATCGCCGGAACTGTTCCTTCGAGGAGAAGTAAGCTATGCCGATATTCCTTCTTCGGCTCTTGATGAATGGATGAAGGATTCTGAAAAAGAAGCTCAAATTCGTCCCAATAGAACCAGTTTCTTTACTTATTTTTATGCATTCAATTTTGACCCTAAATTTTCAGAAGAATATGAACCACAGAATTGGAAAATTGCAGTTAATAATGTAAATTTCCGCAAATCAATATTTCATGCTTTAGACAGAAAAGCAGCTATGCTCACTGAAGAGCCTTATGATCCCGAAAAGCGGATAAGTAACACAATAACGCCTAAAAATTTTGTAAGTGTAGATGGAGTTGATTACACTCAATTGGATGGTTTGGCCGAGATTTCAAATACCGATTCTTTCAATAAGGATTTGACTTTGAAATATAAAGAAAAAGCGGTAACGGAGCTTAAAGAGGCAGGAGCAACATTGCCGATAAAGATATTAATGCCTTACAATACAAATAGTACAGAATGGGCTAATCGTGCTCAAGTAGTGGAACAACAACTTGAAGGCTTGCTTGGCAAAGATTATATTGATGTAATAATAGACTCAAAACCACCTACAGGATTTTTGGGAGAAGTGAGGCGTGCAGGAAAATATGCAATTCTTGAATGTAATTGGGGACCGGACTATGCCGATCCGGAAACGTATACAGGGCCTTTTATGGAGGAAGGAACATATAACTGGCCTGAATTAGCAGAAGGTTATAAAGAATCTAACGGTAAAAATAAATATGAAAATATGATAGTGGCAGCAAGAAATGAAGTATTAGATATTAAAAAGAGATATACATTATTTGCAGAGGCAGAAAGTTTCTTTATAGATGAGGCTTTTGTTATTCCTTATGCAATTGGCGGCGGCGGATATTCGGCTTCTAAATTGAACCCCTTTGAATCTCCTTATTCACCCTTCGGCGTTTCTTCTTTAAGGTTTAAAGGACAAAAGGTTATGGAGAAGTCAATGAATTCGGAAGAATATGATAAACAATTGAAACAATGGGAGGAGAACCGTACTAAGGCATTAAAAGAAGCAGGTCAATAG
- a CDS encoding ABC transporter permease, producing MLKYSLKRLFQSMVTLLIVITIVFFLLRLMPEEGYFGDSYEKLDEAQKEAILTGMGLRDPLHVQLVNFYKNILSGDLGTSTIYRPKVPVIEILKSKIPYSLEFGLSAMAISLICGVSMGILMARSKNKVWDKIGTGYIVIINAVPAAVYYLFIQLYATDIFKLPILFKQSDHLSWILPVISMSLGSTASYAMWMRRYMVDELNRDYVKLARAKGFKDKKVMVKHVLRNAFVPMAQYLPASLLYTISGSIYIESLYSIPGMGGLLVTAIQRQDNPLVQSLVLIYSSIGIIGLFLGDILMASFDPRIKLEGKGGAR from the coding sequence ATGTTAAAATATTCGTTAAAAAGATTATTTCAATCTATGGTTACGCTATTAATTGTTATAACAATAGTTTTTTTCTTATTGCGTCTGATGCCGGAAGAGGGATATTTTGGAGATAGTTATGAAAAACTTGATGAAGCACAAAAGGAAGCAATATTAACTGGCATGGGACTTAGAGACCCTCTGCACGTACAATTAGTAAATTTTTATAAAAACATTTTATCGGGAGATTTAGGAACATCGACCATATATAGGCCTAAAGTGCCTGTAATAGAAATACTCAAGAGTAAAATCCCATATTCTCTTGAGTTTGGGTTGTCTGCTATGGCAATTTCGTTGATTTGTGGAGTGTCTATGGGAATACTGATGGCACGAAGTAAAAATAAAGTTTGGGATAAAATCGGAACGGGATATATTGTAATTATAAATGCTGTTCCCGCGGCAGTTTATTATTTATTTATTCAACTTTATGCCACTGATATTTTTAAGCTTCCGATTCTTTTTAAACAAAGTGATCACCTTAGCTGGATACTTCCCGTTATTTCCATGTCCTTAGGAAGCACGGCTTCTTATGCCATGTGGATGAGAAGATACATGGTAGATGAATTAAATAGGGATTATGTAAAATTAGCAAGGGCTAAGGGATTTAAAGATAAAAAAGTCATGGTGAAGCATGTTTTGAGAAATGCCTTTGTGCCTATGGCACAATATTTACCTGCTTCCCTTTTGTATACCATATCCGGTTCCATATATATAGAATCCTTATATTCAATACCCGGAATGGGAGGTCTTCTTGTAACGGCTATTCAAAGGCAGGATAATCCTTTGGTTCAGTCACTTGTTCTTATTTATTCTTCAATAGGCATAATTGGCCTTTTCCTTGGAGATATACTTATGGCATCCTTTGATCCCCGTATTAAATTAGAAGGCAAGGGAGGTGCGAGATAA
- a CDS encoding ABC transporter permease, producing the protein MGIGNKKITKLAEGINESIKTDEALFDFEEYDDSLAERTGYSNYSYWRSTFYVFIKNRAALFFLIIMIALLVFTFIQPILPNQKSPTQIYIDPATNMQLRNHPPDSEFIFGTNSIGQDLWSRIWSGTRTSLMIGLLVAIWQAIAGITIGALWGYVRSLDRFITEAYNVIDNIPTTIILILLTYIMRPSIGTLVFAMCITGWRGMALFVRNQIVIIRDREYNLASKCLGTPTRRIITRNLLPYLVSVIMLRMALAIPEAIGSEVFLTYIGLGLPISIPSLGNLINEGRVVMMVSSLRYQLIFPAIVISIITISFYVIGNVFADAADPRNHI; encoded by the coding sequence ATGGGAATAGGAAACAAAAAAATAACTAAGCTCGCTGAAGGGATCAACGAATCTATTAAAACGGATGAAGCCTTGTTTGATTTTGAGGAATATGATGATTCCTTGGCAGAACGTACAGGATATTCCAATTACTCTTACTGGAGGTCCACATTTTATGTGTTTATAAAAAATAGAGCCGCGTTATTTTTTTTAATCATAATGATCGCTCTTTTAGTTTTTACATTTATTCAGCCTATACTTCCCAATCAAAAGTCACCTACTCAAATTTATATTGATCCGGCTACCAATATGCAGCTTAGGAATCATCCTCCCGATTCGGAATTTATATTTGGGACAAATTCCATAGGTCAAGATCTCTGGTCCCGTATATGGAGCGGAACCCGTACCTCTTTAATGATTGGACTTTTAGTAGCTATATGGCAAGCTATAGCGGGAATTACCATAGGGGCATTGTGGGGCTATGTCAGAAGTCTTGATCGTTTTATTACTGAGGCTTATAATGTCATTGATAATATACCTACAACTATAATTTTGATATTGCTGACCTATATAATGCGTCCCAGCATAGGGACATTAGTTTTTGCAATGTGCATAACCGGATGGCGCGGAATGGCATTGTTTGTCCGTAATCAAATAGTAATTATAAGGGACAGAGAATATAATTTAGCATCTAAATGTCTCGGAACTCCAACTCGAAGAATTATAACCAGGAACCTTCTTCCCTATTTAGTTTCCGTTATTATGCTGAGAATGGCTTTAGCTATTCCGGAAGCCATAGGTTCCGAAGTATTCTTGACTTATATAGGCCTCGGGTTGCCAATAAGTATTCCATCCTTAGGGAATCTGATAAATGAGGGTAGAGTTGTTATGATGGTCTCATCGTTGCGTTATCAGCTAATATTTCCTGCAATAGTTATATCAATTATAACAATATCTTTTTATGTAATCGGAAATGTATTTGCCGATGCGGCTGATCCAAGAAATCACATATAG
- a CDS encoding ABC transporter ATP-binding protein: MMEENVILSVKDLVVKFKLRGRILTAIRGISLDAYEGESLAIVGESGSGKSVFTKTFMGLLDKNGWVDFGSIEYKGKDITKYKTENDWIKIRGKEIAMVFQEPMTSLNPLKTIGKQVEETIILHQGLRGENARKAAVDILKDVGIPEPAKRYSQYPHEFSGGMRQRVVIAIAIACRPNILICDEPTTALDVTIQAQILELLKNLKRKYSLTIIYITHDLGVVANVADRIAVMYAGDVVEIGTCEEVFYNPQHPYTWALLSSLPQLGIKGKELYTIKGTPPNLFNEIKGDAFAPRNPRALKIDFIKKPPYFSVSPTHKVKTWLLDPRAPKVEPPESIKMLRSQWKVNNNGI; encoded by the coding sequence ATGATGGAAGAGAATGTTATATTATCCGTAAAAGACCTTGTAGTTAAATTTAAATTAAGAGGGAGGATTTTAACGGCTATAAGAGGGATATCTTTGGATGCATATGAGGGCGAAAGCTTAGCAATAGTAGGAGAATCAGGATCAGGCAAATCAGTTTTTACTAAGACCTTTATGGGGCTTTTGGATAAGAACGGATGGGTGGACTTCGGAAGCATAGAATATAAGGGTAAAGATATAACAAAATATAAAACTGAAAATGATTGGATAAAAATTAGAGGGAAAGAAATAGCAATGGTATTTCAAGAACCCATGACTTCTTTAAATCCTCTTAAAACCATTGGAAAACAAGTTGAAGAGACTATAATTCTTCATCAAGGGTTAAGAGGGGAAAATGCTAGAAAAGCAGCGGTGGATATTCTCAAGGATGTAGGAATTCCTGAACCGGCGAAAAGATATTCCCAATACCCTCATGAGTTTTCAGGAGGCATGAGACAGAGGGTTGTTATAGCGATTGCTATTGCCTGCAGACCCAATATTCTTATATGTGATGAACCTACTACTGCCCTGGATGTGACTATACAAGCGCAGATATTGGAACTTTTAAAAAACTTAAAAAGAAAATATAGCCTCACCATTATATATATTACTCATGATTTGGGAGTAGTAGCTAATGTGGCAGACAGAATTGCCGTTATGTATGCCGGTGATGTTGTTGAAATAGGTACTTGTGAAGAGGTTTTTTATAATCCTCAGCACCCTTATACCTGGGCACTTTTGTCATCCCTTCCTCAGTTGGGGATTAAAGGCAAGGAGTTGTATACTATTAAAGGAACTCCTCCCAATTTGTTTAATGAGATAAAGGGAGATGCATTTGCTCCTCGTAATCCGAGAGCGTTAAAAATAGATTTTATTAAAAAGCCTCCTTATTTTTCAGTAAGTCCTACTCACAAAGTTAAAACTTGGCTTTTGGATCCCCGTGCTCCAAAGGTAGAGCCGCCGGAGTCCATAAAGATGTTGAGGTCGCAATGGAAGGTGAATAATAATGGAATATAA